Below is a genomic region from Rouxiella chamberiensis.
GACCTACCCACGACGTCGCGTGGTGCTGCATTCCACCGTTTATGCCGCGGGTGAAACGCCGCGATTCACTGTTCAAGGTGAAAAAGGCAGCTTTGTGAAGTTTGGTCTGGATCCTCAGGAAGACAGGCTGAAAGCAGGAGAACGTCTGCCGCAGCCCGATTGGGGTTATGATATGCGCGACGGCGTGGTTACGCTGCATCATGAAGATGTGATGGCCGAAAAAACGCTGCTTACTATTCCGGGGAATTATCCGGCTTACTATGCGGGCGTACGCGATGCCATTAATGGGCAAGGTAAAAACCCCGTGACAGCGTCACAGGCGATTAAAGTGATGGAGTTGATTGAGCTGGGCATCGAGTCTGCACAGCAACAAAAAGCGCTGGCGGTGCCCAATTAACGGCACTGTTCCTCATCCAGAATTGCACACCTTTATTGTGCAGCAATCGCTAGATAATCAATGCGTTGAACCTTAAAAGAAAGGCCGCTATCAGGCGGCCTTTTTGTTTTTCAGTGGTGCAATTAACCCTGTACCTTAACGCGGATACGTTGTTTGTCGGCTTCGCTGAGGAAGGCCATATTAAGACCGTTCTCCTGCGCCTGACGAATTTCGGCGGGTGTGAGTCCTGCTGCCGGCGCGGCAACCTGATATTCATGACCAATCTCGATACCTTGCACGGCAGGGTCGTCGGTATTGATGGAAGCCAGAATGCCGTGGCGCAGGAACGTCGCCAGCGGGTGTTTTTCCAGGGAAGAAACGGTGCTGGTTTGAATATTCGACGTCAGGCAAGACTCGATACCAATCTGATGCTTGGCGAGGAAATCCATCAGCTCCGGATCTTCTGCGGCCTTGACGCCGTGCCCGATACGCACAGCGCCCAGCTCGCGAATGGCCTGCCAGATGCTTTCAGGGCCAGCGGCTTCACCCGCATGCACCGTTATCTGCCAGCCGGCATCGCGGCCACGATTAAAGTGATCCAGGAACAGACTGCCCGGGAAACCCAGTTCATCACCGGCCAAATCCAGCGCAGTGATGCCGTCTTTGTGCGCCAGTAATCCTTCGAGTTCCTGAACGCAGGCATCTTCACCAAAGGTGCGGCTGAGAATGCCAATCAGATTGACGTCGATGTCGTGATCGCGACAACCGCGACGCACGCCGTCAATGACGGCCTCGACCACGCCGTCGATCGGCAGCTTATGGTTCATCGCCATATAATAAGGGGAAAAACGCAGCTCGGCGTAATGCAGACCGGCTCGCGCCGCATCGGCGACGTTTTCCTGCGCGACGCGATGACAGGCATCGAGCGAACCCAGAACGGCAACGCCCCAATCCAGTTTTTGCAGGAAACTGACCAGATCCGGCTCGGTCTTGGTGACCTGAACATGCGGACGCAGCGTTTCCAAATCGTTGGCAGGCAAGGCAAGATTGAATTGACGACCCAGATCGAGGATGGTTTGGGCACGAATGTTACCATCAAGGTGGCGGTGAATATCAGTAAGCGGAAGTCGAGAATCAATCATTGGCAGCACCCATTTTTATCGTCAATAAAGTGCAAAGTATTATAGCGTTTTTAACGTTAGGTAACACGCCGTTCCGAATTAAGCGCTGTTTAAATAGACCATTCGGCCAGACTCGCAGTTTTATCATTCGCTTTTACCCGTTGCCGAAACAATTTCGCACCGTTTTCAGCGCAGAAAAGAGTGACTGACAACGTTCCGGCGCATTGAGGTCATCCTGCGGGATTGGAAGCAAGGTTTCGTTAACTTCCCGATGAAGAGACGAATTCAGCATGTTAGCGCTGTTTTCGACAGGGGACAGCGCGGACAGGCCATAAACCCAGGCATAAGTCGCGGTCGGGAGAGTGTCGACAGTCGTGCAATAGGGGTTCTGGCTGCGTGGTTGGTGAATCACGGCAGGCGGGACAGTGAGCATAGGCGTTTCCCTGTAAATTCAGACGGGTTGATGATAAACCTCTGGCGCAGGGTAAAGGACGGCGGGGAAAACCAATATCAATAATCAATCTTTTGCAGAAAATGTACGCGGGAGTTTGAAGGGAGTAAGGGGCGCAAAGCCGAAACATTGCGCCCGTAAAGATTACCGTTACTGTGCTGGCTGTGCCGGTACTGCGGGAACCGCAGGGACAACCGGCGCGCCCGGGATTGCAGGCTGCGCAGGGGCAGAAGGTTCATTCTGCGCCGGGATTTGTGGTCCGCCCAGCATACCGAACAGACCGGCAAACTCCTGCAGACTCATTTTCTGGCCATTCAAATCAATTTGATTGCCCGAGAAGTGGAAAGTGCTGGTGATTGCGTTGTCTTTCAGCGTGGTTATCTTGAACATCTGACCCATCGCGGCTAGACCCTGCACCTGCTGTTTCGCCAGTTTCTCGGCATCGTCACCGGTGTAGCCTTCAACCTGCGCAATTTGCGTGGTCATCTGGGTCGCCATATCCAGAGGAATGGTCAACTTGGCGTCAACGTTGTTCACCAGTTGTGAAATCAGCTGATCCTGACTCTGGGCAGCCGAACCGGCCGCGGCGGGGTCTTTCATGTCCAGTTTGAGGGTAAAGGTGCTTTCCCCCTTGCTGTTTTTCCAGCTAAGCGGATCGATGGTGATGCTTGGATTACCTTTCAGCAGGATAGGCAATTTGGACAATAGCAGGGCGGTCGCCTGCTGGCGATAAACGTCGGGTCCCAGGGCCTGCGCCTGCTGCATCAACGCCATTCCTTGCTGGTTGTAGCTGTCGGAGAAGGTCTTGACCGACTGCTCGTCCAGTTTATCGAGTTTGATGCTCAACTTGCCCGAACCAAAATCAGCTCCCTGAATCTTCAGCGAGTCGAGGGAGTAATCAATCTGACCTTTGAGATTCTGCTGGTCTTCGTCGAAATTGGTGTTCATCTTGAGACCGGCCAACTGCGCTGCATCTTTGCCATCGATGTTCACGCCGATGTTGTCGACGTTCAGATTACCTTTGCCCAGCGAAATATCGAATTTGCCTTTGTGGGTATCGGTATCGAGCGAAACGCCGCTCAGGGTCACTTTTTCAAGCTGGCCCCACTGGTTAGGCGACGTAAAGGCGAGGCTACCGGTCTTGGCATCCATCTCGACTTTCTGCATATCTTTGGCGACATCAAGATTGATGGTGCCGCCCGCAAACTCGAGCTTGCTGGTGTTTTTCTGATAGTTGACCGGCAACAGGTCGATAACCGACGCCGTATCGCCGCCGTAACCAATGCGCGTATCGGCATTGACCGGAGATTTACCTTGTGTCAGATCAAACAGACCTTTCACCGTAGCCGTGTTTTGCAGTTCTGAATGAACCGACGCCATGCTCGGGATCAGGTTGAATTTTTTAAGCTGTGCAGCGGGGAAAGGGCCATGATCGATGGTTTCGATAAACGCCACTTCATCACCCGATTGCAGCGCACCGTTGGGCGTGGTGCCGTCAGGCTGTACCACAAAGCGCGCGCGGCTGCTGAAAATACCGCGATGATAATCCTGATAAACCAGCGTGACCCCAGACTGCGGATAATGTGTTTTCAGCTGCGTATTGGCATCGGCAACGATATCACCCATATGTTGCTCGAGCATTTTTCCTGTATACCAGGAAGCGCCGGTCCAGGCTGCGCCAAGTACAACTATGACGCTTACAGCGACTAACGATTTTTTCATAGTTCTGTTCATCCTTTTAAATACGTTCTGAAAACCTTCATTAAAACAATCTGAAGACAGTGGTATCAAGCGTAACAAACTTCGTGACGTGCTGCTTTCAATGAGGCAAAAAAGCCGCCAATTGGCTAATAATTAGGAATATTAACCGATTGGCGTAAAAAACTTTGCAGTAAGTTTTAAGAAAGCTGGTTAAAGACGCGGGCAATACGCCCGTTACCGCTCGCCTTCACCGACTTGTCCGACGCAGGAATAAAGCAGGATTCACCCGGATGCAGCACAATTTGCTGCTGGTTGTTGTCCAGAATCGTCTGGCCTTCCATGCAAAATACGATGGCGGCGCTGTCTTGTGTCAGCGTTTGCGGCAGGGCGGAAAGGTCGTGCAGCGCAAAGGCAAAATCTTCCACGGGAATCGGAAACACCAGGGCATTATCCTGTTTTTCAGGCGAGGTAAGCAGCGTCTCGGCAGGCTTGGATTCGAACTTGAGATTGGCGACAAGCTCCGGAATATCGATGTATTTCGGCGTCAGTCCAGCGCGCAGCACGTTATCGGAATTCGCCATCACTTCAAGCGCAACCCCTTTGAGGTAAGCATGCGGCGTTTCGGCATAGAGGAACATGGCTTCGCCGGGCTGCAGTTTGACCACGTTCAGCAACAGTGGAGAGAAGAGGCCGCTATCCTCAGGATAGAATTGGGCAATGCTGCGAATGGTGTCCCACGGCTCGCCGCTGCGGGAATGCAGTGCATTTTTCAGAATATCGAGTGCCAGCGATTTCTCTTCACCGCTCATGACCAGAAGCGCGGTAAACAGTGTTTTCAGATGCGCCATGTCCGGGTTGAGCAGGAAACGGGCAATATCGGGATGCGCGCCGGAAACAGGCTGCAATAACGAGGCAATTTCACCCGGTTCACGGAAACCGTTGATGGCCGAAAAAGGTGTCAGTGCGAACACCAGTTCAGGTTTATGGTTGGCATCTTTATAGTTGCGTTCGGCGGCATCCAGGGGAATATTGGCCTGATTCTCTTTCTCGAAACCGATGACGGCATTGCTTTTGCTGGGATGTACCTGAATCGACAAAGGCTGGTCGGCGCAGAGCACCTTGAACAGAAACGGCAGTTCGCCAAAGCGTGTAGCCACCTTTTCACCCAGATTCGCGACAAGATCCTGATCAATCACTTCGCGCAGCGAACGGGTCTGGCCGTTGGCGTCTTCAACGGTCGAACTACTTTTGGGATGGGCGCCCATCCACAGTTCAGCGACCGGAATTCCCTGCGGATTGCTGATACCGTAAAGGCGGGAAAGCGCATCGATGCTTCCCCACGCGTAATTTTGAACACTGTTATGCATCTTTTGCATTAATTCTATCCGTTGTGGCAGTGAAATTGCTGACAAGTTAGCGGTGATAAGTAAACAATGACTGAACGCTCCATAGCAACTGATAATGTATAAAAAGTGCGGTCATCGGCAAATCACATAATTCCCAAAGCATGTCATTAACCTTATGTATATAATTGCCTATCCGTCGGCTAAGCCTTGGGAGCGTCGTCGGTACCCTGCAATTTATAATTTTATTGATGAAACCGCGTAAGGAGACAGTAATGGCAGCTCATCGCATTGAAAAAGACTCAATGGGACCGATCGAAGTCCCGGCCGATAAACTATGGGGAGCACAGACACAGCGTTCACTAGAGCATTTCCGTATCTCTTCGGAAAAGATGCCCACCGCGCTTATTCATGCTCTTGCCCAGACCAAACGCGCCGCTGCAAGCGTAAACATGGATCTTGGCCTGCTTCCGGCCGATCGCGGTAATGCAATTATCGCCGCCGCCGACGAAGTTCTCGCCGACAAGCACACATCCGAATTCCCGCTCTCTATCTGGCAGACCGGTTCCGGTACCCAGACCAACATGAACATGAACGAGGTTCTGGCCAACCGCGGCAGTGAAATCCTCGGCGGTGAACGTGGCGAAAGCCGTTTGATTCACCCAAATGATGACGTTAACAAGAGCCAGAGTTCGAACGACGTTTTCCCGACCGCCATGCATGTGGCCGCCGTTGTCTCCGTTCGCGAGCAACTGATCCCGGAACTGAAAGCCCTGCACAAGACCTTGTCCGACAAAGCCGAAGCGTTCAAGGACATCGTTAAAATCGGCCGTACACATTTACAGGACGCCACGCCGCTGACGCTGGGTCAGGAAATCTCCGGCTGGGCCGCGATGCTGGCACACAACCTGGTTCATATTGAAGCCAGCCTGCCACACATTGCCGAACTGGCGCTGGGCGGCACCGCCGTCGGAACCGGTTTGAACACCCATCCAGAATATGCCGAGCGCGTAGCCAAAGAGATTGCAAGCCTGACCGGTTTGCCTTTCGTGACGTCCCCCAACAAGTTTGAAGCGCTGGCAACCTGTGACGCGCTGGTACATGGTCACGGTTCTCTGAAAGGTCTGGCGGCGTCGTTGATGAAAATCGCCAACGATGTGCGCTGGTTGTCTTCCGGCCCACGTAGCGGCATCGGCGAGATTTCCATTCCTGAAAACGAACCGGGCAGCTCCATTATGCCTGGCAAGGTTAACCCGACGCAGTGCGAAGCCATGACCATGCTGTGCGCGCAGGTGCTGGGTAACGACGTCGCAGTGAATATTGGCGGCGCTTCCGGTAACTTCGAGCTGAACGTGTTCCGCCCGATGGTTATCCATAACTATCTGCAATCTATTCGCCTGCTGGCCGACGGCATGCGTGGATTCAACGAGCATTGCGCTATCGGCATCGAGCCGAACCGCGATCGTATCACGCAGCTGCTGAACGAATCCTTGATGCTGGTCACCGCACTGAACACGCACATTGGCTACGACAAAGCCGCAGAAATCGCCAAGAAAGCGCATAAAGAGGGGCTGACTTTGAAAGCTTCTGCGCTGAAACTCGGCTATCTGACCGAAGAACAGTTCAATGAGTGGGTACGTCCGGAAGACATGGTTGGCAGCATGAAAAAGTAAAACGTTGCTGAAGACGTCTTCGAGCTCTGTCCTTTTGGGCAGAGCTTTTTTATTGGCTTACACGGGCTGGTCTGTGTAGAGATGCAAACGTTTAATGAGTAAATTCAAGGGTTGCGAGTCGGGCTTGTATTTGTGTTTGACCGCGGCGGCATCGTAATTCAGTAGTTCACCCATTTTCGGAATTTGCAGGGCGGGTTCACGCGGGCACAGCACGATAAACGGCGAAGGGCAGGGATGTTGCACCTGTTTCTGACTGTTTTGATACCAGACGCGGGCAATGGGCTGAACCTTCACGGGACGTTTTATTTTCAGGATGGCGTGCTCAGGCAGTCTTTTCACATCCATGATCTCCCGGGTCACATTCTGTTGCCACTGCTCCCGTGTGTATGGCGGCACGGCGCGACCGGCATTCAAACTTTTCTCCAGCTTTTGCAGCAATTCGTCGCGACTGAGATTTTTGATGATGTGCTTGTTTGCCCAGCCAAATCTTACCGAGTCCGGCTCCAGCAGGGTATTGATGAGAACGGTAGGCGTTCAAGGTTATCAATCCACGCAACTGGCTGTGCACAAACTCGAAACGCTGCTCGGGAGCCAGTCCCGATTCGACGGTCACAATATTTTCCAGCTCCGCCTTCAGGGTATTCACTTCTTGCACCAACAACTGTGCGGCCTGCAATTCCGATTTATCTACGGCATAACACAGCGCGCCCGGCAGCCGCACCGCCGATTTACTGCTGATGTTTTCACGATTGTGATGGATAAACAGTTTCTGGAAATGCTGCATGGCCAGCTGGTGGGCTTCTTCCCCAAGATGCGGCGTCACTTCAATAAGAGAAGCGGGGTCCTGTTCAGCACCTTTCTTGATCTCGGGCAACGAGAAAACACGGCCTTGCACCAACTCCAATTGGTTGAGAAATCGCGTCAAGTCGGCGGTCGAAAGTTCCAAATCCCTGAAGCATTCATTCATTCGTAATTTAAGGTCGTAGCCAGTCATCCATTCACCCCACTTATTAGTTACAACATACATTTTACCTCATAAAATGAAACCGCGCACACATCACCTTCACAATAAAACGCGTCTAGCAGGCAAAAACTTTCTGAATCACGTCTGTGAGAGGCCGAAAATTGGTGCGTAAAGCACAAAAAAGGCGAGCACATGGGCTCGCCTTGCTTGATAGAGGTAAGGTTTAGGCAGGGCGGATTTTTGATTCCGGCAGATGCATAAGA
It encodes:
- the manA gene encoding mannose-6-phosphate isomerase, producing MQKMHNSVQNYAWGSIDALSRLYGISNPQGIPVAELWMGAHPKSSSTVEDANGQTRSLREVIDQDLVANLGEKVATRFGELPFLFKVLCADQPLSIQVHPSKSNAVIGFEKENQANIPLDAAERNYKDANHKPELVFALTPFSAINGFREPGEIASLLQPVSGAHPDIARFLLNPDMAHLKTLFTALLVMSGEEKSLALDILKNALHSRSGEPWDTIRSIAQFYPEDSGLFSPLLLNVVKLQPGEAMFLYAETPHAYLKGVALEVMANSDNVLRAGLTPKYIDIPELVANLKFESKPAETLLTSPEKQDNALVFPIPVEDFAFALHDLSALPQTLTQDSAAIVFCMEGQTILDNNQQQIVLHPGESCFIPASDKSVKASGNGRIARVFNQLS
- the fumC gene encoding class II fumarate hydratase translates to MAAHRIEKDSMGPIEVPADKLWGAQTQRSLEHFRISSEKMPTALIHALAQTKRAAASVNMDLGLLPADRGNAIIAAADEVLADKHTSEFPLSIWQTGSGTQTNMNMNEVLANRGSEILGGERGESRLIHPNDDVNKSQSSNDVFPTAMHVAAVVSVREQLIPELKALHKTLSDKAEAFKDIVKIGRTHLQDATPLTLGQEISGWAAMLAHNLVHIEASLPHIAELALGGTAVGTGLNTHPEYAERVAKEIASLTGLPFVTSPNKFEALATCDALVHGHGSLKGLAASLMKIANDVRWLSSGPRSGIGEISIPENEPGSSIMPGKVNPTQCEAMTMLCAQVLGNDVAVNIGGASGNFELNVFRPMVIHNYLQSIRLLADGMRGFNEHCAIGIEPNRDRITQLLNESLMLVTALNTHIGYDKAAEIAKKAHKEGLTLKASALKLGYLTEEQFNEWVRPEDMVGSMKK
- the add gene encoding adenosine deaminase, with product MIDSRLPLTDIHRHLDGNIRAQTILDLGRQFNLALPANDLETLRPHVQVTKTEPDLVSFLQKLDWGVAVLGSLDACHRVAQENVADAARAGLHYAELRFSPYYMAMNHKLPIDGVVEAVIDGVRRGCRDHDIDVNLIGILSRTFGEDACVQELEGLLAHKDGITALDLAGDELGFPGSLFLDHFNRGRDAGWQITVHAGEAAGPESIWQAIRELGAVRIGHGVKAAEDPELMDFLAKHQIGIESCLTSNIQTSTVSSLEKHPLATFLRHGILASINTDDPAVQGIEIGHEYQVAAPAAGLTPAEIRQAQENGLNMAFLSEADKQRIRVKVQG
- a CDS encoding YdgA family protein, coding for MKKSLVAVSVIVVLGAAWTGASWYTGKMLEQHMGDIVADANTQLKTHYPQSGVTLVYQDYHRGIFSSRARFVVQPDGTTPNGALQSGDEVAFIETIDHGPFPAAQLKKFNLIPSMASVHSELQNTATVKGLFDLTQGKSPVNADTRIGYGGDTASVIDLLPVNYQKNTSKLEFAGGTINLDVAKDMQKVEMDAKTGSLAFTSPNQWGQLEKVTLSGVSLDTDTHKGKFDISLGKGNLNVDNIGVNIDGKDAAQLAGLKMNTNFDEDQQNLKGQIDYSLDSLKIQGADFGSGKLSIKLDKLDEQSVKTFSDSYNQQGMALMQQAQALGPDVYRQQATALLLSKLPILLKGNPSITIDPLSWKNSKGESTFTLKLDMKDPAAAGSAAQSQDQLISQLVNNVDAKLTIPLDMATQMTTQIAQVEGYTGDDAEKLAKQQVQGLAAMGQMFKITTLKDNAITSTFHFSGNQIDLNGQKMSLQEFAGLFGMLGGPQIPAQNEPSAPAQPAIPGAPVVPAVPAVPAQPAQ